In a genomic window of Shouchella clausii:
- a CDS encoding S-layer protein, with protein MTKKKIVRTAGGWICMVCLLFSFVSSVQTNEAQGEVVTKTISIDGDDVDPHNRFKGFGTVSANNTTRLLIDYKDEHPEKYWQIMNHLFNRETGAGLAHVKVELGADVDSSSGTEPATMRYGDEPANVLRGAGFQFAADAKTINPDITTEILRWGEPRWTWSGAANNEFENRYQWYKQTIDAVYEEYGFKLDYVGISQNERAINHNGRIEVDWLKYFTARIKEEPNYESDYKDIKLVAADGYRDTASISQTLLDHPELIGEIDVISSHYGLTGSAELAQLQKKVSAEGKEPKEVWVSEGIAPMIHARYRLNMEPQYNGLGGQAGIVDVASRIISVYSWTGAGDLPLQAVSFDFQPSVAAFYEGSNYNPKHLISASDPWSGFYESDGGVQAVRHIMNFVGYDDRTTAKNERWQYVKGATYSDGDFFDGGVDVDTSTDNYMTVKDPETDDYTTVFANNTKELRKYKMKAKNLSGKENAQVHVWETRGPDEGQAYDDNWFKHIETIKPTNGEYELEVKPYSIVTITTLDRKADIEDFEYQSQPVDLAKDKIMALPYTDEFEYNDYPPDEKGRDYVERRGGTPRYMTDQHGAFEVVTEATKPVSKGSAERTNRNIPEAVAHGNMLQQKITPDIIGAEWAVWGGTDGAEATSNPYTVIGDFRWVNYKVSYDFLLDNYTPEVSGRENYALIGVRQVKAGGRDSSAPYNARVFSDGRYEILRTGTVVKEGTIEGFDHEIWHNLAFEAKENVFTLFVDGNEVASYTDPDSTVMAGRVVLGSGYYETLFDNLKVEPIPGYAYESKKYDSAQGKVYKSEAQALANIDEANPIGYIGNWQYTQAGYAHFNRTLMTAETDVPVWNGVTISHQDSTTEQGTLNKVFYSGNWSSNNANAWGANGAAIEITFKGTGINLHGITNPANGSADVYLNGEWVGEANYLNNSEITKMVWQIENLEDRQHTLKVVAKERYTSFSKAEITTTTPPLAVKKRGANEIVKVSDEAEIGTEENTVYAFRKNASWGSNDTNAWANFDDDPYLFIHFTGTGIDYLAGKEEQTLYKFELDGKNVGNFEVDPRTGIRYSVRGLEEGPHTLKVSLGDNERKETFMDYRGINIYSTPQAGEPTSTMIFSFEGSGFHLFGATPDALIDVLIDGQLVAENERITSKGDRQTSYHISGLENKKHLAKIEVKGGSFVFDGLDVITGATEAKEK; from the coding sequence ATGACAAAGAAAAAAATCGTACGCACTGCCGGTGGATGGATATGTATGGTTTGCTTGCTTTTTAGTTTCGTGTCTTCCGTGCAAACAAACGAAGCGCAAGGAGAAGTTGTAACCAAAACGATTTCCATCGATGGGGATGATGTCGATCCTCATAACCGCTTTAAAGGGTTCGGAACCGTCTCGGCCAATAATACGACACGATTATTAATCGATTACAAAGATGAGCATCCCGAAAAATATTGGCAGATCATGAATCATCTCTTTAATCGCGAAACAGGTGCTGGGCTGGCTCATGTTAAAGTGGAGCTTGGAGCCGACGTGGACTCTTCTTCCGGGACGGAACCAGCGACGATGCGTTATGGCGATGAGCCTGCTAATGTGCTAAGAGGCGCTGGGTTCCAGTTTGCCGCAGATGCCAAAACGATCAATCCTGATATTACGACTGAAATCTTGCGCTGGGGCGAGCCGCGCTGGACATGGAGCGGTGCGGCTAATAACGAATTTGAGAATCGGTACCAGTGGTATAAACAGACGATTGATGCTGTTTATGAAGAATATGGATTTAAACTAGACTACGTTGGCATATCGCAAAATGAAAGGGCGATCAATCATAATGGCCGCATTGAAGTTGATTGGCTCAAGTATTTTACTGCAAGGATAAAGGAAGAACCCAACTATGAATCGGATTATAAAGACATAAAGCTTGTGGCGGCAGACGGTTATCGTGATACGGCATCGATTAGCCAGACATTGCTTGACCATCCTGAGTTAATTGGTGAAATTGATGTTATTAGCTCCCACTACGGACTAACCGGCTCGGCCGAGTTGGCGCAATTGCAAAAGAAAGTAAGCGCAGAAGGCAAAGAGCCAAAAGAAGTATGGGTATCTGAGGGAATCGCCCCAATGATTCATGCACGCTACCGTCTAAATATGGAGCCACAGTATAATGGGCTAGGGGGCCAGGCAGGCATTGTTGATGTTGCATCCCGCATTATTTCCGTTTATTCGTGGACAGGGGCAGGCGATCTGCCGCTCCAAGCGGTTTCATTTGACTTTCAGCCGTCTGTAGCTGCCTTTTATGAAGGCTCTAATTACAATCCGAAACACCTAATTAGTGCCTCTGACCCATGGTCAGGTTTCTATGAAAGCGACGGCGGAGTCCAAGCTGTCCGCCATATTATGAACTTTGTCGGCTACGATGACCGTACGACTGCTAAAAATGAACGTTGGCAATATGTAAAAGGCGCTACTTACAGCGACGGCGATTTTTTTGACGGAGGCGTCGACGTTGATACGAGTACGGATAACTACATGACCGTAAAAGACCCTGAAACCGATGATTACACGACAGTTTTTGCTAACAATACAAAGGAACTGCGCAAATACAAGATGAAGGCTAAAAATTTGAGTGGAAAAGAGAACGCACAAGTGCATGTCTGGGAAACACGAGGACCAGATGAAGGGCAAGCCTATGATGACAACTGGTTTAAACACATTGAAACTATTAAACCAACTAATGGGGAATACGAACTCGAAGTCAAGCCCTATTCGATTGTGACCATTACTACATTGGATAGAAAAGCGGACATCGAAGACTTTGAATATCAATCACAACCAGTCGATCTAGCAAAAGACAAGATCATGGCGTTGCCTTACACGGATGAGTTTGAATACAATGATTACCCACCTGATGAAAAAGGCAGGGATTATGTTGAACGGCGTGGAGGCACCCCTCGTTATATGACCGATCAACATGGAGCATTTGAGGTCGTGACAGAAGCGACAAAACCTGTTTCTAAAGGAAGTGCTGAACGTACGAACCGAAATATACCAGAAGCAGTTGCCCACGGAAATATGTTGCAGCAAAAAATCACTCCTGACATCATTGGCGCAGAATGGGCCGTCTGGGGAGGAACAGATGGAGCTGAAGCAACGAGCAATCCTTACACTGTGATTGGAGATTTTCGTTGGGTCAACTACAAAGTGTCCTATGACTTTTTATTAGACAACTATACCCCGGAAGTAAGCGGTAGAGAGAACTATGCACTTATTGGCGTTCGTCAAGTGAAAGCCGGCGGCAGAGATTCTTCTGCCCCTTACAATGCCCGTGTTTTTTCGGACGGTAGGTATGAAATTTTAAGAACGGGCACCGTTGTTAAAGAAGGAACAATTGAAGGCTTTGACCACGAAATTTGGCATAACTTAGCCTTTGAAGCGAAGGAAAACGTGTTTACGCTGTTCGTTGACGGAAACGAAGTTGCTTCTTATACGGATCCTGATTCAACTGTTATGGCTGGCAGGGTTGTGCTAGGTTCAGGTTATTACGAAACTTTATTTGATAATTTAAAAGTTGAACCGATTCCGGGCTACGCTTATGAATCGAAAAAATACGACAGTGCTCAAGGGAAAGTATACAAGTCGGAAGCACAAGCTCTTGCAAATATCGATGAGGCCAATCCTATCGGCTATATCGGAAACTGGCAGTATACACAAGCTGGATACGCTCATTTTAACCGAACGCTAATGACTGCAGAGACAGATGTGCCCGTTTGGAACGGAGTAACAATTAGCCACCAAGATTCAACAACGGAACAAGGAACGTTAAATAAAGTGTTTTATTCGGGGAATTGGTCTTCAAACAATGCCAACGCCTGGGGAGCAAACGGGGCTGCTATTGAAATCACTTTTAAAGGCACAGGGATTAACTTGCACGGAATCACCAATCCAGCAAATGGAAGCGCCGATGTTTATTTAAATGGGGAGTGGGTCGGCGAAGCAAATTACTTGAACAATAGTGAAATCACCAAAATGGTCTGGCAGATTGAAAATCTTGAAGACAGACAACATACGCTCAAAGTAGTCGCAAAAGAACGGTATACTAGCTTTAGCAAAGCCGAAATTACGACGACAACTCCCCCATTAGCTGTAAAAAAACGAGGAGCGAACGAGATTGTAAAGGTATCGGATGAGGCGGAAATTGGGACTGAAGAAAATACGGTATATGCGTTTAGGAAAAATGCATCCTGGGGATCAAACGACACGAATGCGTGGGCCAACTTTGATGATGACCCTTATCTTTTCATACACTTTACAGGCACCGGAATCGATTACCTTGCTGGAAAAGAAGAGCAGACGCTATACAAGTTCGAGCTTGACGGAAAAAACGTGGGCAACTTTGAAGTCGATCCGCGTACAGGGATCAGATATTCCGTCAGAGGTCTGGAAGAAGGGCCACACACTTTAAAAGTCTCATTAGGAGATAATGAACGAAAAGAAACGTTTATGGATTACCGCGGAATTAACATTTACAGCACGCCTCAAGCAGGCGAGCCAACGAGCACGATGATTTTTTCATTCGAGGGTTCGGGCTTTCATTTATTTGGCGCGACGCCAGATGCACTGATTGACGTGCTCATTGACGGCCAATTAGTCGCTGAAAATGAACGAATCACTTCTAAAGGGGACCGGCAAACCTCTTACCATATTAGTGGATTAGAAAACAAGAAGCATCTAGCAAAAATCGAAGTAAAAGGCGGCTCATTCGTATTCGACGGACTTGACGTCATCACAGGTGCAACAGAAGCCAAGGAAAAGTGA